AGTTAGTTAGGTCGGTTGTTCTAGTGGTTATTATTATCTCTAACATCTCTCAATATAACTTTtggatattaataataatatcattttatctCTAACTAATCGcaagatatttatatatatatatatatatatatatctaaagatTTTAGGTATAACCTATTTAGTTATTTGGGATACACTCAATGTCTATTGGGTTAAAGAATTATGTATAATAtctaaatatttattgaaaaattttaatcacctattcacccccctccaAGTGTTCTCTATTGGATTTTCGGTGGTTTTTCACCTAGTATCCTTTAATGCACAATCTTTTTACGTATCCTAACCCTCTTTTAGCTGCGAACCTTAAGTGTGCTATTCTTAGGTGTGTGCTTCTTCAATACGCAattcttctttatttcttcaatGCACTATTTTGAACTCACACTTCTCCTTTCTCTTCAATGTGCTATTTTGAGCGCATacttctctctccctctctagTGCACAATCTTGTATAAGATTTActtctctaatttattttaaatagaacctttcatttctattcatttttaattctttaatataataaaattagaatccTAAATAAGCTTAATTCAAGAATTACTTTTTCATgttatttgcttttaaatttgTGCATCATTATGTGTATATCATAATAATTATTGGTATAAGtttaaagaaaacaagaaaaaaaaattataagctaCAACATAAGAACAttttcatgttattattattattatttgtattttttatcattattaatgcattatgataatatatttaaagttttaaattaGTTATTATAATTACATAgctatatattactttaatcTAATATGTTAAATGTTctttaagaaaatgaatattgttaTTGTTTGTATAGTAATACGTAACCACCATAAAATAACGATagttaaaaatgtgtttttagaTGAATTTGACAATGATAATTTCATATAGAAACTATTGTAACAATAATGAGACTTCATAGTACAAAATTTAGACCAACTTGCAAACATAATTTGGTTGGATTTATATGCTTAAGAGttcatttggtagtgattttagaaaacatatttgatctataaagtattttttttttttaaatgttaggTGTTTGactaattaaatttaagaaatacttttaaaatttttaaaaatcacttataatattgaaaaatctcTTGATAGTGTTTTTTAGAGAAACACTTCATAGATGATTCTTTTAGACctcatttgatagtgattctacgaaatgtttttaatatttctaatacttgaaaatttttatcatttaagtgttaaaaatgttagaaacattttttagaataactcccaaatgcactcttaaaaccactttcactaaaaacactttaaaaaaaaaaaattccaaacacaCTCTAATTATCATGAGCAAATTgtaaatgaattatttattattgGAGTAAATTATGTCAAGTAAATTACATTGCACATAATTTTTTATGTCGAAAGATggtttttattgaataatatattagCCATATAGAAATTGGAAAGAATATATGAAATCTTTCATATATGAGTGAGTATAGGGTTAGTTTTTGTTATGAAATAGTTAAATTATATTCAATACTCAAAATTAAGTTGTTatcaaagttttttattttgattaattcaaCACTTCCAACATGTAACTCCTAGCTTTCAACAATAATGTTTTTCAAtacttaatttttagttttgtcAAATAACCTTGGTCCTAtttagtaactattttttaaaatagttttaaaaaaacaattcttttagaatagttttaaaaaattattctataatattttataaaataaaagtttatttgaaaaccaataaTGTTTTAATCTGTTTTTAACGTttctaaatatgttttaaaaataatttttatatttaaagctttatttttcatcattcttcatatttatataattattttttaaaacaacccttagAAATAAGTGGCAATAAttaaagatgttttttaaaaacaccagattttatgtttttaaaaacataaagcaaataataattttttgattatcaaatgtatttttctatcttttgtttttattttgaataacagAAAATTGTTCCGAAAACGTTTCCAAAAAAATGCTTCTTGTGTTCAAGAAGAGTTGCCAAAGGAAATGGCAACTTAGGtacatttttaaacaatatcaaATATACCACAATAGGAAATCAACACGAATAAGTTGACCATGGCTTTTGGCTTATTAAAAAGGAACTTTTCCAAAGCTTTCGTTACCCTCAAATTCCTGCATGGCATGCATGAGTCGGGTGTTACATATATGTTTGATTCAATTGTAGTTCCTCAAAAAGAATTATAACTTGGGACATATATGGCGAAATTAGGTGGACAAAGCTAGCTACACACTTCTTATAGATAACGTTTCAGGTATTCATCCATCCTTATGTAGTCAACCTCTGGGTAGagctttgaagcttcttctccCTCTTCCCCTATTTCAAAGTTTGTTAAACAACCTTCATAGTAAATGTGATAGAAATGTCCTACTCCAACTTGGCCGGCATAGTCAAGACCTACACAATGGAGGACGAAAGTAAACTTATAGAAACTCCATCCTTATAATAATGAATTCAAAAAAGAATTCAAGCCATAATTTCTTGATTACCTTTCATGGAGACGAGGAATTCTTCTGCAGAGATGCTAGACTTGTCTAGTTTCTTCCCTGTAAGCTTTTCCCACATCTCGATTATCTGTCTCTGGGAGAGAATGTTTTCTGGTGGCCTAACGTAGACTGTCTTGTTCAGTGTACGAGGATCATCTATTGCTTTGATCGTGTATGCTGCAACATCATCTTCGTCCACAAAAACAGCTACATAGTATCCACCAAACAAGCACATTTAATGAACTCCATTGAAATGTATGCGGATTTAACCCTATGTCTCAGTataaaaacaacttcaaaattgtTATATATCATTCTAGTcaaaatcttataatttttttaggctatgtttggttcccgaaaaatacttaagaaaagaattgaaaaaaagtGTCAAGGAAAATGGTTTactcatgtttggtttcaccatgaaaaatacaaaagaaaatgaaatataattaaaatttatcaaaattttatatatttgtaaattatttaatctttatatagtagaggaaaataagtaaaataagtaaaataactaaaaataagtttgaagatgcatataaaaataatttattaagtctaaactatttttttttttactttttctttttttctatttttcctctctattttctttctttcacattttcctcaaattttccaagaaccgaATATAGCCTTAGGAATATGTTCTTAAGCCACTCATTAATTCAAAAACTTAAACTATTATTAAGATTGTTGAAccatcaattttcctaaaagtttaaacttataaaatttaagttcaaAAACATATCAAGTTTATAGGAGAAacaaatgaaggaaataaacatGCAAAATTGCGACTCGAACTCATGACTTTCCATCAAATGAGACTTCAATATTATgttgaattattaattttctaaaaagcTTAAGTTTACTGCATTTCGGTTTATACATGTCATTCTCCTTAACAAAGTTGAGTTTTTTATACCTTTGACGTTGCCGTCTCCGTATagaaaaactttttcttttggggGAGTGAGGGTGCCAAGTTGGGAGCAGTTGGGAACAAAATAGGCTGCAAAGCAGTTGGAAGACACATAAGTGTGGGGGATGTTGGCTTCTTCTATGGCCTTCCTCACAACCATCTTCTCATCAAATGTCACTCTTCCTGGTTCAAGTGCATCTCCCATTCTTGCTGGATCCATTCCAAACTCTGAAGGCAGGAATCGctgaaataatttgtaaaaaattaatcGATATCCATTTTAAATATTGtcaatatcaaattataatggaagcaaaataagaaatgttcttattttttatttttgttctttgaaATCTAAACAGAATATCATAAGTtaatagtaattaaaaaaaaattgaaaatggttCTTCTTATGCCAGACAAGCGTGACACATCAACTGGCTCAAAGTGTCGGATGATCAATTTTATATCTATGACAcaatttaattactttttaataaaagaaaagtgaCTATGCACAATAGTGAttgttaaattataattttcctaaaagtttttTCTAAAACCTGAGACCTCTTATTAAACTTAAGTTTTGATATTATGTTGAACTaagttttaatattatgttaaattatcaattttcttaaaagtttaaacttttaaaatttgaactcaAGCTTGTTAATCATAAAGTGACCAGTTGGAAAAGTCATTTCTAATCTCTTAAATTCATTGaagtgtttatttttattaaaaaaaaatgaataaagtttttaaagcttcttttaaatattaccggtggattttattaatataaaattatcactttaataaaaaataataattaataataataaatagaactAAATAATTAGTAATTTTAAGAGTAGAgatcattaaatatatatatatatatatggaggagaaTGTGGCCATTCCCACAAATAAGATAGacctttaaattaattttaaaatttttaagtatagACTAAATAATATCATGTCTTtgatataatttcttttagaagCTTCAAAATTCTTTGGTAAAACATATACCCACCTCCCGTGAATTCAAAGTAAAGTGTTGAAATTATtgccattttttattataatggTTTTTCACATGAGACTTGAGATAGGGGGGAAAACATGGGTGTAGgatagaaaataaaagtaataatataaaatatcagCATATCCAACAAATCTTgaattcctttttaaaattataaaagtagaTAACAAAGGACCAAATGATGAATGATGAAGGTTATGGCACAAGGGCTTACCTAACAAGATgacattttatatcattttgtCACACCCATGCCTTGGTACTATTTTTCATGTCAGATCTATAGAATATTgctgaaaatatgaaaaattctaGACCATGCAGTATAGactataggattaatgagaacaatttttgacCATTTAATTGATAGAATGAGAAACATTGACCCAAAAAGGCATGTTACATTAATCATGACCCCAGATGGTATTTCCACACCCTAACCAACCCCACTAcacccaaataaataaataaatgattccATTTCTGGCTAGCTTGTTTGTTTTGGGATCTGACCGACATACACCTCCTTCTCTTAACACCTATGTCATCCTTTTCCAAGTTTGGTTTTGATCTGTGGACTTAGTATTTTCCAACATTTATAAGCGCTGGTCAATCTATTAGCCAACCTCTCGCTCCTTCCTTAATTTTCCAAAGATTATCGTGCTTGTTCGATCTCTTAATTCCGTCTCCAAGATTAGttgagaagaaaaaatgaataaggAAAGAACAAAGACATGCATTAATCAAGGGTATGTATGTATTTCCATTAATATTCAGACTACTTTATGTCTTCATTCATGACAAAAAATTATCCTCCCCTTTCTCTTGTCTAATACGCATCTCACACGTACCTTAATgtttccagcttctttgatggcCTCAACAAGTTTGAGCTGCATCAAAAGGTTGTGACTCCTGAAATGAACCCCAGACATGGTGCAGATCACCACATCTACTTTCTTCACTGCTTCCACCAGACTCTTATGATCTGCAAAGGAGCCCTCCACAAGGGTAGCCCCTTTGGCCTTGAAGGACAGTAGCATCTGCAGTTTCTCGATGTCCATACCGATCTCCGGGCGTTGAAGGACAAAGGTGGGATGGCCTTGGGCTAAGCTTGCCTCCACCATCCTCCTTCCAATGTAGCCTGTGCCACCCACCACAAGAACCTTGCTCTTTTCCATCTTCCCTTCTCTACCCTTATTTTGGCCTCTACACTCACAACCAAGGGCGGCTTGTATATATAGAGAGGATGTGATATTAGTCCTACAAACAAATCTTCTAATGAGATTCCTTTAATAATATTGCTTCCTAATAAAGGATATATCCTCCTAAGTTTGAGGAATCtgtaataataagaaaatataaaagagttaCTAAGTCAAAAAGAATTTGATATTTCCATAAGAAAATCTCACCCCTTCGACAATCTCTCCACATCCAAacgttttttcaatttttttttcattgaaaaagaaaagaaaaggattcAGCGCCAAATCAGGCTGCTACTGCTTGCCAGGCTGGCGGAAGCACCTAGCAGCATGGCAGTGGCGCAGGCAAGCGCTGTCATCGGTCATGGTGGTGTCAGCagcttgatttatttttcttcttttttttaatttcaaagtgaaaaaaagaaGACAATTTGAGGAAGAaagatgaagaggaagtgaagtAAAAGGGAAGGGAAGGaaaaaataaggtatttttagatatataaaatttattaaaataaagatagGTGGGATGTGTCAATAAATTtgactaaaataataaaacccaatgatatctaaatataaaaaatatcaaatcttTCTACCAAGAAATTAGACTTCTATAAGGTAAAAAGAAGAGagccaaatattttaatatgacaAAGAACTACTTTCATAgcaatgaaaaaagaaaacttacTTATTCGatttacttttcaaaaaatatataaaatataaaaattttaatagtcAATTAATtcttaatgtaattttttttatatcaagtTTTGAATATcttattcaaaaattaattatcttatttcGTAGTCGATAATATTCAATTAGAGTAGACtaaatataatttcataatATTCAGTATCACAATTGAGAAACCTAATATAAGAGTCACTACATCAATGATATAAACTTAAAAGAGATATCATGCCCTAATATAAGAGTCACTATATcaatgatataaatttaaaagagaTATCATGTCCGATATTATTAGAAACGTTACATATATCAAAGAATGACATCATGCATATTTATAAtaagggttaattttatttatgtccCTAAGATTTTGGCAAAATACATCTGACTTCtattatattgaaattttatcttatatttttttttatttttcttatttgatatttttgttcgACTCATTTATGATTCAAACTAAGGGAtattcaaaataagaaagagatttgatgattttttaaatgggatggATTGTATTTAACTAAAACCTATGTAAGTGAAATTAAGTCATAGAGATTACCTCACTCGACATAAGAGTTGTTCACCTAACTTGAAGGTCAAACACTTATAAATGCCTGAGAGAGTTAGCTGTAAATTCGTTACTCCTATAATATAAATGATGGTAGTGTCTGTTTCTTTTTGATAACCATTATGGACGGTGGGTACGTGTTAAAGAGTCGGTTTCCTCTATGGTTACTCAAATCAAAAGTTAAAATGGGATCAGGGATTAGGTGGCCTACTCAAATGACAAAATCATCGCTCATTTGTTTAACCAAAGACACATATGTTTTGTCTTACGTAATTGAGCACATACCGCAATGTTTAGATAGCTAGTGGTCCAGTCTTACTTTGCTTTGATTTCACATGATATTGTTGAAAAATATGTCTCtgaagtttatattattttagaatAGAAAGTGATGGCTTTTCCTTGGGTGGAGAATTAAGCAACCTTGGTTGGTAAGCCTAAACAAGTGGTTGGCTGTTCCTTGGGCCCTTTCAATGTAGCAACTGTCATTCTAATTATTTCTCACCAACTCTCCCATGGAAACCATGACCATTCATCTATTTCCCCTGTGAAAAATGCCTGATTAATAACATGGTTTTTGgctctcttttattttattttttcaaaattaagtttatatttattttgtttttcaaatttttaaaatttttgaatgtgGATATTGTTAAAAAGTATGataaacatatttaattcaaagtttggagagatgaattttttttgaaaaattgattatttaatataaacCAAAACTTGGTTTGACGATAAGAGATCATAAATTCAAGTCATATctctataatttatatatttgtttcctccatttatttttcctctcatATCCCTTCATGTGATGATCTGAGCGCAGGAGGGTATTCATCATGTGTTCTCAAACGGTATGCAAGCTTCCTATAACAAATGGAAGCAAACCCCATGAACAAAAATGACAACACTCCAAGTTACTTTCATTGAAAAATATAGCAAATGAAATTTCAAAGGCAGCCTCTTTTTATTGTCAacaatcttattaaaaattgaaGGACAGGAGGAGGGGTTTGATTTTCTTGTGGAGGAGCTTTCTACCAAAAATTGATGGACAAACTACCAAGTCCACCATATCAAAGGAACATCTATCGTGTACAAAAaaccctttttatttatttatttatttttaaattatatatatatatatatatatattaactattattcatattttttttctgagTAGACCAGCCTTGCAAGGCTATACTATTCAGTCTTAAGTAGcaaaatataacataaaaaaaagttcaataattttgaaatggaaTCATATCGATTATGAACATACAACTAGAAggcaaatttaatatatatagtttttaagtaGACACTTTACAAGTGTGACATACGGTGTTTACTTCAGGATGTCGGTTGAGATGGGACACTTTTTAGcaataataaaattacaattattttgagttaatgacaaattaaaaacttaaatattgaTGAATAGAAGCTTGTTTGAtaatgtgatttaaaaataattttttatttttaaagatagaaaattatttttaatattgtttgattattgattttttaaaaataaagtgaaataaagaatagtttttagtaaataagtaaaaattgttttcaccgatttttaaaaactaaggagttaaaacattataaaaattttgtatttgcattctctttttccttaaaaaaaaaaaaagaaaagatgagCCCATTTAactatgttttttaaaacttatttttaaaaattgtttttcagttaaagaataaaaaacaaattttagaaaatatgatcaaatgggctctaaatatttttaaaaacaaattttaaaaattatttttaattgaaaaacattttaattactCTTATGTTAATATAGAGCATTTCATTTTTCCTATCAAAAGCGTCATTAATACTGTCACAAACAtcattttcctatcaaaaaCTTCCCAATTGATACAATTGTTATCAATTTGCTTGAATCTAGATAT
This DNA window, taken from Vitis vinifera cultivar Pinot Noir 40024 chromosome 2, ASM3070453v1, encodes the following:
- the IFRL1 gene encoding Isoflavone reductase homolog-like (The RefSeq protein has 3 substitutions compared to this genomic sequence) — encoded protein: MEKSKVLVMGGTGYIGRRMVEASLAQGHPTFVLQRPEIGMDIEKLQMLLSFKAKGATLVEGSFADHKSLVEAVKKVDVVICTMSGVHFRSHNLLMQLKLVEAIKEAGNIKRFLPSEFGMDPARMEDALEPGRVTFDEKMVVRKAIEEANIPHTYVSSNCFAAYFVPNCSQLGTLTPPKEKVFLYGDGNVKAVFVDEDDVAAYTIKAIDDPRTLNETVYVRPPENILSQRQIIEMWEKLTGKKLDKSSISAEEFLVSMKGLDYAGQVGVGHFYHIYYEGCLTNFEIGEEGEEASKLYPEVDYIRMDEYLKRYL